In Pararge aegeria chromosome 5, ilParAegt1.1, whole genome shotgun sequence, one DNA window encodes the following:
- the LOC120623742 gene encoding uncharacterized protein LOC120623742 isoform X1, which yields MRKLSRRSLRNIFSVLYLVHLTYTVTATQFASHVSVNTPTRSFSHGVGDPVSVLERRAYHRLPQSPPIRKLRRPTSQSHGGYPRHKPAIPFHVEEVHRGNTIRPWHYNNFMAVPIQVLPPSPYKVDSPDPESLWPIGLFIPPVPPQRFGSLRRADTRVSGSDPEDPYLLEGSEAVAAVMKSTRHGQLYFHDIPHIESLLANQDLRVKNNLKPHRIASIRQTWPFNRP from the exons aAACTATCAAGGCGATCCCTTAGAAACATATTCAGCGTGCTGTACCTAGTACATTTGACCTACACCGTGACTGCGACTCAGTTCGCGTCGCATGTAAGCGTGAACACACCCACTCGAAGCTTTTCTCACGGAGTTGGCGATCCAGTGTCCGTACTAGAGCGGCGAGCGTACCATCGGCTCCCACAGAGCCCACCTATAAGGAAATTACGCA GGCCAACTTCGCAAAGTCATGGTGGCTATCCCAGACACAAGCCAGCCATACCTTTCCACGTTGAAGAGGTACATCGTGGCAACACCATAAGACCATGGCATTACAACAACTTCATGG CTGTTCCGATACAAGTGCTGCCACCTTCGCCGTACAAAGTGGACTCCCCTGATCCGGAATCCTTATGGCCAATAGGATTGTTCATACCGCCGGTTCCTCCACAGCGATTTGGATCTCTTCGACGCGCTGACACTCGTGTTTCCG GATCAGACCCAGAAGATCCTTATCTACTCGAAGGCTCGGAAGCTGTAGCGGCAGTCATGAAGTCTACTCGTCACGGCCAGCTATACTTCCATGACATACCTCACATAGAATCTCTGCTAGCCAACCAAGATCTCAGAGTCAAAAACAACCTTAAACCCCACCGGATCGCGAGCATCCGACAAACGTGGCCATTCAACAGACCCTAG
- the LOC120623742 gene encoding uncharacterized protein LOC120623742 isoform X2, producing MIKLSRRSLRNIFSVLYLVHLTYTVTATQFASHVSVNTPTRSFSHGVGDPVSVLERRAYHRLPQSPPIRKLRRPTSQSHGGYPRHKPAIPFHVEEVHRGNTIRPWHYNNFMAVPIQVLPPSPYKVDSPDPESLWPIGLFIPPVPPQRFGSLRRADTRVSGSDPEDPYLLEGSEAVAAVMKSTRHGQLYFHDIPHIESLLANQDLRVKNNLKPHRIASIRQTWPFNRP from the exons aAACTATCAAGGCGATCCCTTAGAAACATATTCAGCGTGCTGTACCTAGTACATTTGACCTACACCGTGACTGCGACTCAGTTCGCGTCGCATGTAAGCGTGAACACACCCACTCGAAGCTTTTCTCACGGAGTTGGCGATCCAGTGTCCGTACTAGAGCGGCGAGCGTACCATCGGCTCCCACAGAGCCCACCTATAAGGAAATTACGCA GGCCAACTTCGCAAAGTCATGGTGGCTATCCCAGACACAAGCCAGCCATACCTTTCCACGTTGAAGAGGTACATCGTGGCAACACCATAAGACCATGGCATTACAACAACTTCATGG CTGTTCCGATACAAGTGCTGCCACCTTCGCCGTACAAAGTGGACTCCCCTGATCCGGAATCCTTATGGCCAATAGGATTGTTCATACCGCCGGTTCCTCCACAGCGATTTGGATCTCTTCGACGCGCTGACACTCGTGTTTCCG GATCAGACCCAGAAGATCCTTATCTACTCGAAGGCTCGGAAGCTGTAGCGGCAGTCATGAAGTCTACTCGTCACGGCCAGCTATACTTCCATGACATACCTCACATAGAATCTCTGCTAGCCAACCAAGATCTCAGAGTCAAAAACAACCTTAAACCCCACCGGATCGCGAGCATCCGACAAACGTGGCCATTCAACAGACCCTAG
- the LOC120623742 gene encoding uncharacterized protein LOC120623742 isoform X3 translates to MKLSRRSLRNIFSVLYLVHLTYTVTATQFASHVSVNTPTRSFSHGVGDPVSVLERRAYHRLPQSPPIRKLRRPTSQSHGGYPRHKPAIPFHVEEVHRGNTIRPWHYNNFMAVPIQVLPPSPYKVDSPDPESLWPIGLFIPPVPPQRFGSLRRADTRVSGSDPEDPYLLEGSEAVAAVMKSTRHGQLYFHDIPHIESLLANQDLRVKNNLKPHRIASIRQTWPFNRP, encoded by the exons aAACTATCAAGGCGATCCCTTAGAAACATATTCAGCGTGCTGTACCTAGTACATTTGACCTACACCGTGACTGCGACTCAGTTCGCGTCGCATGTAAGCGTGAACACACCCACTCGAAGCTTTTCTCACGGAGTTGGCGATCCAGTGTCCGTACTAGAGCGGCGAGCGTACCATCGGCTCCCACAGAGCCCACCTATAAGGAAATTACGCA GGCCAACTTCGCAAAGTCATGGTGGCTATCCCAGACACAAGCCAGCCATACCTTTCCACGTTGAAGAGGTACATCGTGGCAACACCATAAGACCATGGCATTACAACAACTTCATGG CTGTTCCGATACAAGTGCTGCCACCTTCGCCGTACAAAGTGGACTCCCCTGATCCGGAATCCTTATGGCCAATAGGATTGTTCATACCGCCGGTTCCTCCACAGCGATTTGGATCTCTTCGACGCGCTGACACTCGTGTTTCCG GATCAGACCCAGAAGATCCTTATCTACTCGAAGGCTCGGAAGCTGTAGCGGCAGTCATGAAGTCTACTCGTCACGGCCAGCTATACTTCCATGACATACCTCACATAGAATCTCTGCTAGCCAACCAAGATCTCAGAGTCAAAAACAACCTTAAACCCCACCGGATCGCGAGCATCCGACAAACGTGGCCATTCAACAGACCCTAG